A genome region from Aliivibrio salmonicida LFI1238 includes the following:
- the tnpB gene encoding IS66 family insertion sequence element accessory protein TnpB (TnpB, as the term is used for proteins encoded by IS66 family insertion elements, is considered an accessory protein, since TnpC, encoded by a neighboring gene, is a DDE family transposase.), with protein sequence MNVFTDVSTIYLHRDFVDFRKAINGLVVIVEQEMQLSPFSDALFIFCNKPRDKLKILYWDKTGFALWYKRLDEDRFKWPRNINNDTLALSEQQLTLLLQGFDILGHQPVHYQTTL encoded by the coding sequence ATGAATGTATTTACTGATGTTTCCACCATTTATCTTCATCGTGATTTTGTCGATTTTCGCAAGGCCATTAATGGCCTTGTCGTGATTGTTGAGCAAGAAATGCAACTATCACCGTTTAGTGATGCTCTATTTATATTTTGCAATAAGCCTCGTGATAAACTCAAAATATTGTATTGGGATAAAACAGGATTCGCTTTATGGTACAAGCGATTAGATGAAGACCGCTTCAAATGGCCACGAAATATAAATAACGATACGTTAGCATTATCAGAGCAGCAACTGACACTGCTATTACAAGGTTTTGATATCTTAGGACATCAACCGGTACATTATCAAACAACCCTTTGA
- the galE gene encoding UDP-glucose 4-epimerase GalE, whose amino-acid sequence MNILVTGGMGYIGSHTCVQMIEAGLTPIILDNLYNSKEVVLDRIEALVGVKPKFYEGDIRDPQILATVFAENQIDSVIHFAGLKAVGESVEKPIMYYDNNVSGTLVLVEAMRKAGVNSIVFSSSATVYGDPASTPINENFPKSATNPYGRSKLIVEECLTDIQKAHPEMSVTLLRYFNPVGSHKSGTMGEDPQGIPNNLMPFISQVAVGRREFLSVFGDDYPTVDGTGVRDYIHVVDLADGHLAALKHKGQQAGLHIYNLGTGNGNSVLQMVAAFEKASGAKVPYQIVPRRPGDIAECWADPAKAREELKWEAKLSLDDMTADTWRWQSNNPKGY is encoded by the coding sequence ATGAATATTTTAGTCACTGGCGGAATGGGTTACATCGGTAGCCATACCTGCGTACAAATGATTGAAGCGGGCTTAACGCCGATCATTTTAGACAACTTATACAACAGTAAAGAAGTGGTGCTTGATCGCATTGAAGCTTTGGTTGGTGTAAAACCTAAATTTTATGAGGGTGACATTCGTGATCCTCAAATCTTAGCGACTGTCTTTGCTGAAAACCAAATCGATAGTGTGATCCACTTTGCTGGCTTAAAAGCAGTCGGTGAGTCGGTTGAAAAACCAATCATGTATTACGATAACAATGTATCGGGTACTTTGGTTTTAGTTGAAGCGATGCGTAAAGCGGGTGTGAACAGCATTGTATTTAGTTCATCAGCGACGGTTTATGGTGATCCGGCGTCTACCCCAATTAATGAAAACTTCCCAAAATCAGCAACCAATCCTTATGGTCGCAGTAAGCTGATTGTTGAAGAGTGTCTAACTGATATTCAAAAAGCACACCCTGAGATGAGTGTGACGCTATTACGTTACTTTAATCCGGTTGGTTCTCATAAATCAGGCACCATGGGTGAAGATCCTCAAGGTATTCCAAACAACTTGATGCCGTTTATCTCTCAAGTTGCTGTTGGCCGTCGTGAATTTTTATCGGTATTTGGTGATGATTATCCTACAGTAGATGGTACGGGTGTTCGTGATTATATCCATGTGGTGGATTTAGCTGATGGTCACTTAGCGGCGTTAAAGCACAAAGGCCAACAAGCGGGTTTGCATATTTATAACTTGGGTACTGGTAATGGTAACAGTGTTCTTCAAATGGTCGCTGCGTTTGAGAAAGCTTCTGGCGCTAAAGTTCCGTATCAAATAGTCCCTCGCCGCCCTGGTGATATTGCCGAGTGTTGGGCTGACCCTGCTAAAGCGCGTGAAGAGTTGAAGTGGGAAGCGAAATTGTCTCTTGATGATATGACGGCGGATACGTGGCGCTGGCAGTCGAATAATCCGAAAGGATACTAG
- the tnpA gene encoding IS66 family insertion sequence element accessory protein TnpA, whose amino-acid sequence MQKDKKRTPEQWHALFESQQSSKLSAAEFCRNHNILPKTFSARKARWKQKINASTFLKVEALTSTIIATPQLPDIQLSIGKLRLTLPANTEPHWIGLLLKGYQS is encoded by the coding sequence ATGCAAAAAGATAAAAAGAGAACACCAGAGCAATGGCACGCTCTATTTGAATCTCAGCAATCTAGCAAGCTTAGTGCCGCTGAATTTTGTCGTAACCATAATATTCTGCCAAAGACATTTAGTGCACGTAAAGCACGATGGAAACAAAAGATTAACGCTTCTACTTTCTTGAAAGTAGAAGCGTTAACATCAACTATCATCGCCACTCCACAATTACCAGATATTCAACTTTCTATCGGAAAATTGCGATTAACATTGCCAGCTAATACTGAACCTCACTGGATAGGACTCTTATTAAAAGGGTATCAATCATGA
- a CDS encoding acetyltransferase encodes MNYDIFNGDADGIIALLQLRLATPQESTLITGVKRDINLVAKIDVQAGDKLTVLDISMEKNIVALELALRSGAEVFYADHHRAGDIPQHENLSAHIDLDANTCTALIVDNLLNGQFHEWAITAAYGDNLIAKADDLADAASLSCEQKSQLKELGTLINYNGYGAKVGDLHFDPAELYQALLQYPSPFDVIADKTSPFYQLQNAYQSDMDNAFAIEAQHKSEKLGLFELPNEAWARRISGVYGNLLANQSPDSAHAVLTQNADGTYMVSLRAPLNNKQGAGEICSSFDTGGGREAAAGINVLPRESIAEFIEVVENKY; translated from the coding sequence ATGAACTACGACATCTTCAACGGTGACGCTGACGGCATCATCGCTCTGCTTCAACTTCGTCTGGCTACTCCTCAAGAATCAACCTTAATCACAGGTGTTAAACGTGATATCAACTTAGTGGCTAAAATTGACGTCCAAGCGGGTGATAAGCTAACCGTATTAGACATTTCAATGGAAAAGAACATAGTCGCTCTAGAGCTTGCTTTACGTTCTGGTGCTGAGGTATTTTATGCCGATCACCATCGTGCGGGTGATATTCCTCAGCACGAGAATCTGTCTGCTCATATCGATTTAGATGCCAATACTTGTACTGCTTTAATTGTTGATAACCTATTAAATGGTCAATTTCATGAGTGGGCGATTACCGCCGCTTATGGTGATAACTTAATAGCTAAAGCCGATGACTTGGCAGACGCTGCCAGCTTATCTTGTGAGCAAAAATCACAGCTAAAAGAATTGGGGACCTTAATCAACTATAATGGTTATGGGGCCAAGGTTGGGGATTTACACTTTGATCCCGCAGAGTTATACCAAGCCTTATTACAATACCCATCGCCTTTTGATGTGATTGCAGATAAAACATCACCTTTTTATCAGCTTCAAAATGCCTATCAATCGGATATGGATAACGCCTTTGCGATTGAAGCGCAGCACAAAAGTGAGAAATTAGGCTTATTTGAATTACCAAATGAAGCATGGGCACGTCGTATTAGCGGAGTTTATGGTAACCTTTTGGCAAATCAATCTCCTGACTCTGCTCATGCGGTATTAACGCAAAATGCGGATGGGACGTATATGGTATCTCTTCGTGCGCCATTGAATAATAAGCAAGGTGCGGGTGAGATCTGTAGCTCGTTTGATACGGGTGGTGGACGTGAAGCGGCGGCGGGGATTAATGTGTTGCCGAGAGAGTCGATTGCTGAGTTTATTGAAGTGGTTGAGAATAAATATTAG
- a CDS encoding DEAD/DEAH box helicase, producing MPLTVINPNTPNHIALYAALLCSQNTLNKVKKAMMQILAEPESPQSELNFTQALSDLCQQKMMYQEGNKLCFTPQGLTRALLAFGEVNNTQLEDLVESNIDNPKAPYVGLFAVASDYDWLMDLLHELNNPSDIGLAFDILCSDPISWQLNDRVWVNLFAQVMMVNWYKLLNDRPNKMEFTTAIEVMDEWRINQFGVNFQFDKWCFAPRIKSDYLLSASHFDSTYLRHRDAFRPINSDKISFTQLCDLALVSVLDPSLTSATKAKMSMAFYSMPELSTQYWRASINLITASDSVLAHYFEDPELWLDSLVDSRGQVAWGRMLIESIIAYRLRDNTNVWIGLMTLARTSEMRSLLDHPDNFALAQVAKNALTRLLDQDNPLIHVASPWQQWLTRIDGTLNPIAVKQERLIWQLDPLASKVEAKIQAKSKRGWSQGRKVPLEKFGYKHKEILSTSDTTILSAASYEGMIWGGGSKITKPVAHALCDADNLYDHQGEQVSFYRETPLLVWRTEGAELAFEAYPYYSERTCTQSWLHQSNDSVFRFIDAPEQISEFLEELRVRDPHFPATQTAELIAVLGEHVHWFDIDEQRGTVTRGECVAEPQLWLAWNGISLDVAIEYGSLDNKVSWSPGKGNEWESGFDGIWYQRDLANEKHHAKLLVKELGLEKNSTFTWQIEGESALELITKIDGELSANLHWKADSQQVKVIGVDDFSMSINQKQNWFEVNGRVQIDSDLEMDLRQLLAHHRTGFVSSDNSSLTLLISDQLRRQLSLLDSLVDDDQLVDLRMAYPLQKLVESMAANSDDAWDKLVEEWRVKPELDAELLAPLRDYQKESVEWAAHLSQHGFGACLADDMGLGKTLQGLTLLSHYRAQGPSMVVCPKSVLTNWQQEAERFTPQLVMIDLEACDDRLTAIKAAGPNDVVVLSYGLVTRLAEALNEVEWNCAVLDEAQQIKNPQAKRSKVVFGLEAAHRFALSGTPVENHLVELWSLFSFLNPGLLGDLKSFRSKYSQAAKQQQDMLRLKALVSPFIMRRTKTEVLTELPAKTEVVHHVELSNKERTAYEAVRKESLANLKSASSRGVVEVFAALTKLRQICCDVSLVFDSMQGEASTKLSEAQSLIEEALDGDHKVLVFSQFVGVLKRFSAQLTESNISFSYLDGKLSTKQRQAAIDSFKDGTNSVFLISLKAGGTGLNLTEADTVIHIDPWWNPAVEDQASDRAYRMGQQKPVTVYRLVTKDTIEEKIIALHHDKRDLADQVLSATSSSRTLDPQQLLGLLEG from the coding sequence ATGCCTCTTACTGTTATTAATCCCAATACCCCTAATCATATTGCTCTCTATGCCGCTTTGCTTTGTAGCCAAAATACGCTGAATAAAGTCAAAAAAGCCATGATGCAGATCTTAGCTGAGCCTGAATCACCACAAAGTGAGTTGAACTTTACTCAAGCACTTTCCGATCTATGCCAGCAAAAAATGATGTATCAAGAGGGCAATAAGCTATGCTTTACTCCGCAAGGGTTAACGCGGGCGCTATTGGCATTTGGTGAGGTAAATAATACCCAGTTAGAAGATTTGGTTGAGTCGAATATCGATAATCCTAAAGCGCCTTATGTGGGTTTGTTTGCGGTGGCTTCTGATTATGATTGGCTGATGGATTTATTGCATGAACTAAATAACCCATCAGATATCGGCTTGGCTTTTGATATTCTCTGCTCTGATCCAATCAGTTGGCAGTTAAATGATCGGGTTTGGGTTAATCTGTTTGCTCAAGTGATGATGGTTAACTGGTATAAGCTATTAAACGATCGCCCAAATAAGATGGAATTTACCACGGCCATTGAGGTGATGGATGAGTGGCGAATTAACCAGTTTGGTGTGAACTTTCAGTTTGATAAGTGGTGCTTCGCCCCAAGAATAAAGAGTGACTATCTGCTTTCCGCTTCCCATTTTGATAGCACTTATCTTCGTCATCGAGACGCTTTTCGTCCTATTAATTCAGATAAAATCTCTTTTACTCAACTGTGTGATTTGGCATTGGTGAGTGTGCTTGACCCTTCTCTTACCTCTGCAACCAAAGCAAAAATGAGTATGGCTTTCTATAGCATGCCAGAGCTTTCTACGCAGTATTGGCGTGCGTCTATCAATCTTATTACTGCCAGTGACAGTGTGTTGGCGCACTATTTTGAGGACCCTGAACTCTGGCTAGATTCATTAGTGGATAGTCGAGGCCAGGTGGCGTGGGGGCGCATGTTAATTGAATCAATTATCGCTTATCGTCTGCGTGATAATACCAATGTCTGGATTGGGTTAATGACCTTAGCTCGTACTTCAGAGATGAGGTCGTTATTAGATCACCCGGATAACTTTGCACTGGCTCAGGTGGCAAAAAATGCGTTAACTCGTTTGCTGGATCAAGACAATCCATTAATTCATGTCGCTTCGCCTTGGCAGCAATGGTTAACGCGCATTGACGGCACATTAAATCCAATAGCGGTAAAGCAAGAACGTTTGATTTGGCAGTTGGATCCATTGGCATCGAAAGTTGAAGCGAAAATTCAGGCGAAAAGTAAGCGAGGTTGGAGTCAGGGTCGCAAGGTGCCGCTAGAGAAGTTTGGTTATAAACACAAAGAAATCCTCAGCACCAGTGACACAACGATCTTATCTGCTGCTTCGTATGAGGGCATGATTTGGGGCGGTGGTTCAAAAATCACTAAGCCCGTTGCTCATGCCTTGTGTGATGCCGATAATCTTTATGATCATCAGGGTGAACAAGTCTCTTTTTATCGAGAAACGCCGTTGTTGGTGTGGCGCACAGAGGGGGCAGAGTTGGCCTTTGAGGCGTACCCTTATTATTCAGAGCGGACTTGTACTCAATCGTGGTTGCATCAATCGAATGACAGTGTGTTTCGTTTTATTGATGCGCCAGAGCAGATCTCTGAATTTTTAGAAGAGTTAAGAGTTCGAGATCCACATTTTCCAGCAACTCAAACGGCAGAGTTAATTGCGGTGTTGGGCGAGCACGTTCATTGGTTTGATATTGATGAGCAACGAGGAACCGTGACGCGTGGTGAGTGTGTGGCCGAGCCTCAATTGTGGCTAGCGTGGAATGGAATATCGTTGGATGTCGCGATTGAGTATGGTTCGTTAGACAACAAAGTCAGTTGGTCGCCGGGTAAAGGCAACGAGTGGGAAAGTGGCTTTGATGGGATCTGGTATCAACGGGATCTAGCGAATGAAAAACATCACGCAAAGTTATTAGTTAAAGAGTTAGGCTTAGAAAAAAACAGCACATTTACTTGGCAAATTGAGGGTGAGTCCGCGTTGGAGTTAATTACTAAGATTGATGGGGAGTTGAGCGCAAATCTGCATTGGAAAGCCGACAGCCAGCAAGTGAAGGTGATTGGGGTTGATGATTTTTCAATGTCGATTAATCAAAAGCAGAATTGGTTTGAGGTGAATGGACGAGTTCAGATTGACAGCGATTTGGAGATGGATTTACGTCAGTTGCTGGCTCATCATCGTACTGGCTTTGTGAGCTCTGATAATTCGTCGTTAACCTTATTGATTTCAGATCAACTGCGTCGCCAATTGAGCTTATTGGACAGCTTGGTGGATGACGATCAATTGGTTGATCTGCGCATGGCGTATCCGTTGCAAAAGTTGGTGGAGTCGATGGCGGCCAACAGTGATGACGCGTGGGATAAGTTAGTTGAAGAGTGGCGAGTGAAGCCAGAGTTAGATGCTGAGTTATTAGCGCCTCTGCGTGATTACCAAAAAGAGAGCGTGGAGTGGGCGGCGCATTTATCGCAACACGGTTTTGGTGCCTGTCTTGCGGATGACATGGGATTGGGTAAGACGTTGCAAGGCTTGACGTTACTGAGCCATTATCGTGCGCAAGGACCAAGTATGGTGGTGTGCCCGAAATCGGTGTTGACCAATTGGCAGCAAGAAGCCGAGCGTTTTACACCGCAGTTGGTAATGATTGATTTGGAAGCGTGTGATGATCGGTTAACGGCAATTAAAGCGGCGGGGCCAAATGATGTCGTGGTACTGAGTTATGGTTTAGTGACGAGATTAGCCGAAGCGTTGAATGAGGTTGAGTGGAATTGTGCGGTATTGGATGAAGCTCAGCAGATTAAGAACCCACAAGCGAAGCGCTCTAAAGTGGTGTTTGGTTTGGAAGCGGCGCATCGTTTTGCATTATCAGGAACACCGGTTGAAAATCATCTGGTTGAGTTATGGAGTTTGTTCTCCTTCTTGAATCCGGGGTTGCTTGGCGATCTTAAATCGTTCCGTTCTAAATATTCACAAGCGGCGAAGCAGCAACAAGATATGCTGCGATTAAAAGCCTTGGTGAGTCCGTTTATTATGCGTCGTACCAAAACGGAAGTATTGACTGAATTGCCTGCAAAAACTGAGGTAGTGCATCATGTTGAGTTATCGAATAAAGAACGAACCGCGTATGAAGCGGTAAGAAAAGAATCACTCGCGAATTTAAAAAGTGCATCGAGCCGTGGTGTGGTTGAGGTCTTTGCTGCATTAACTAAGTTGCGTCAAATTTGTTGTGATGTGAGCTTGGTGTTTGATTCAATGCAAGGAGAGGCGAGCACCAAGTTATCAGAAGCGCAGAGTTTGATTGAAGAAGCGCTAGATGGTGATCATAAAGTGTTGGTGTTCAGCCAATTTGTTGGGGTGTTAAAACGTTTTTCGGCCCAATTAACCGAGTCGAATATTTCGTTCAGTTATTTGGATGGCAAGTTGAGTACCAAACAGCGTCAGGCGGCCATTGATTCATTTAAAGACGGCACTAACTCTGTGTTTTTGATCAGCTTAAAAGCCGGCGGTACAGGGTTGAATTTGACCGAAGCGGATACCGTGATCCACATTGACCCATGGTGGAACCCAGCGGTAGAAGACCAAGCCAGTGATCGCGCTTACCGTATGGGCCAACAAAAGCCTGTCACGGTTTATCGTTTAGTAACAAAAGATACGATTGAAGAGAAGATCATCGCGCTGCACCATGATAAACGTGATTTGGCGGATCAGGTGTTGTCAGCGACGTCGAGCAGTAGAACGTTAGATCCACAGCAGCTATTAGGGTTGTTGGAGGGGTAA
- the gpmM gene encoding 2,3-bisphosphoglycerate-independent phosphoglycerate mutase translates to MSAKKPMALVILDGYGHREAQADNAITNANTPVLDGLMATQPNTLISASGMDVGLPDGQMGNSEVGHTNIGAGRIVYQDLTRITKAISDGEFQENETLVNAIDKAVKADKAVHIMGLMSPGGVHSHEDHIYAAVEMAAVRGAEKIYLHCFLDGRDTPPRSAENSLKNFQELFAKLGKGRVASLIGRYYAMDRDNNWDRVQKSYDLMTEAKAVFTFDSAVEGLEAAYAREENDEFVQATEIKAEGEESAAIVDGDAVIFMNYRADRAREITRAFVPDFDGFARDAFPAIDFVMLTQYAANIPLLCAFSPASLENTYGEWLSKEGQTQLRISETEKYAHVTFFFNGGKEDEFEGEERQLVASPKVATYDLQPEMSAPELTEKLVAAIKSGKYDAIVCNFPNCDMVGHTGVYEAAVKAMEALDECIGKVVEAIKEVDGQMLITADHGNAEMMINPETGGVHTAHTNLPVPLIYVGSKAIEFKEGGKLSDLAPTMLALTGTAIPAEMSGDVLFK, encoded by the coding sequence ATGTCAGCTAAAAAGCCTATGGCGCTAGTTATTCTTGATGGTTACGGTCACCGTGAAGCTCAAGCAGATAACGCAATCACAAATGCAAACACTCCAGTTCTTGATGGTCTAATGGCTACTCAACCAAACACGCTAATTTCTGCATCAGGTATGGACGTTGGTTTACCTGATGGTCAAATGGGTAACTCAGAAGTTGGTCACACAAACATCGGCGCTGGTCGTATTGTTTATCAAGATCTAACTCGTATCACTAAAGCAATCTCTGATGGTGAGTTCCAAGAAAACGAAACACTAGTTAACGCTATCGACAAAGCGGTTAAAGCAGACAAAGCCGTTCACATCATGGGCCTTATGTCTCCAGGTGGCGTTCACTCTCATGAAGATCACATCTACGCAGCAGTAGAAATGGCAGCAGTACGTGGCGCAGAAAAAATCTACCTACACTGCTTCCTAGACGGACGTGATACACCACCTCGTTCAGCTGAAAACTCTTTGAAAAACTTCCAAGAGCTATTCGCTAAATTAGGCAAAGGCCGCGTTGCTTCTCTAATTGGTCGTTACTACGCAATGGACCGTGACAATAACTGGGATCGCGTACAAAAATCTTACGATCTAATGACAGAAGCAAAAGCCGTATTCACTTTTGATTCAGCAGTTGAAGGCCTTGAAGCGGCTTACGCTCGTGAAGAGAACGATGAGTTTGTACAAGCAACTGAAATCAAAGCAGAAGGCGAAGAATCAGCAGCAATCGTTGATGGCGATGCGGTAATCTTCATGAACTACCGTGCTGACCGTGCTCGTGAAATTACACGTGCATTCGTTCCTGATTTCGATGGTTTTGCTCGTGACGCATTCCCAGCAATTGATTTTGTGATGTTGACTCAATACGCAGCAAACATCCCTCTTCTTTGTGCGTTCTCTCCTGCGTCTCTAGAAAATACCTACGGCGAGTGGTTATCTAAAGAAGGTCAAACTCAACTACGTATTTCTGAAACTGAAAAATACGCACACGTTACTTTCTTCTTCAACGGCGGTAAAGAAGACGAGTTTGAAGGCGAAGAGCGTCAACTGGTTGCCTCTCCAAAAGTAGCAACTTACGATCTACAACCTGAAATGAGCGCACCTGAGCTGACTGAGAAATTAGTTGCTGCTATCAAATCTGGTAAGTATGACGCTATCGTTTGTAACTTCCCTAACTGTGACATGGTTGGTCACACTGGCGTATACGAAGCTGCTGTTAAAGCAATGGAAGCGCTTGATGAGTGCATCGGTAAAGTCGTTGAAGCTATCAAAGAAGTTGATGGTCAGATGCTTATCACTGCCGATCACGGTAACGCTGAAATGATGATTAACCCTGAAACAGGTGGCGTTCACACCGCTCACACTAACCTTCCTGTTCCTCTTATCTACGTTGGTAGCAAAGCGATTGAGTTTAAAGAAGGCGGTAAGCTGTCTGATCTAGCTCCTACTATGCTAGCGCTAACTGGCACAGCGATTCCTGCTGAAATGTCTGGTGACGTTCTTTTTAAGTAA